The Ictalurus furcatus strain D&B chromosome 23, Billie_1.0, whole genome shotgun sequence genome includes the window tgttagctagctatcaATAATCTTCTTTGGTAGCATTTAGCTATTAATTTTCTGAGGTAACTTTTAGCTAGCTATTAGTAATCATTTGTGGTGACCTTTAGCTAGTTAACAATACTCTTCTACTGTAAATTTTAGCTAGCTATCAACAATCTTTTTTTGGTGACTTTAAGATAACTATTAATAATCTTGAGGTAACTTTTAGCTAGTTACCAATACTCTTCAATGGTAACATTTAGATAGCTAGCATTACATTTCTGAGGTAACTTTTATCTAGCTATCAATACTCTTCTATGATAAAGTTTAGATAGCTATCAGTAGCCAACTGAGGTcaattttaaatagtttattaataatcatttgTGGTAACTTTTTAGCTAGCTATCAATAATCTCTTGTGATAAAGTTTAGCTCGCTATCAGTAATTGTCTGAGGCAAATTTTAGCTAGTTATCATTAAACTTCTGTGGTGAATTTTAACTGGCTGTTAATAATCTTCTGTTATGAAATGTAACTAGCTATTAGTAATCTTCTGTGCTGACTTTTAGCGAGTTATCAATCATCTTCTGTggtaaattagctagctatcaTTAAACCTCTGTAGTGACTTTAAGATCTCAATAATCTTGAGGTAACTTTTATCTCGCTACCAATAATCTTCGATGGTAACATTTAGATAGCTAACATTAATTTTCTGAGGTAACTTTTATCTAGCTATCAATACTCTTCTGTGATCAAGTTTAGATAGCTATCAGTAACCAACTGAGGTCAATTTGAAATAGTTATCAATAAACATTTGTGGTAACTTTTTAGCTAGCTGTCAATAATCTCCTGTGACAATTTTAACAGGCTTTTTTAATATTCTTTGATAACTTTTAGCTATCTATCATCAATTTTCTGCAGTTTCATTTAGCTAGCTATCAGTTATTTTCTATGGTAACTTTTTGCTTATTATCCGtaatctttcatttaaaataattcttgAAATTCTATGGTAAGTTTTATTTAGTTAGTAGTAATCATCTGTGGTATGTTCTGTTTAATAGCTATGTTGTGAGTCattcttcattcattttttccattaaagttgaaaagaaatgaaaatgtttttgttattgaGTCAGTCAAACATGCTGGGAAATGGACTGCTAAGACCGTAAAATGAGCGAGCCTCTAATTATTGGCAGACAAATAACCGACTCTGTTATCTGAGGAGAAGAAACATTTACTAAGTGGACGGATGTCACAcctttgtgtgtggtgtgtgtgcgtgtgtgtgtgtgtgtgtttgcgcacATGTTTGCCACGTGAACTGGGAGTGTTTGGCGTGTGGTGCATGGTCAGTCTTGAAGTCAGGAAGTCATGGTCAGTCTTGAAGTCTTGCtaatggccacacacacacacatacacacacacacactgatgctgTATCTCTGGGTAGAGCTCATTAGGTCTTAGGTGCTCATCCAAAACGCATCCTCCCATTGGCTGAGAGAGGAGGGCAGGAGGCTCTGCTCACCCTCTCCCCCCCGTGTTTATGAGAGAAAGTGATGGAGTGTGTGCGCTCTCTAGAAAAGAGAGGAGCCGCGACAAGCagacagcctctttcagttcaGAGCGCTAGTGCTGCATACTCCAGGGATCTCattcacacacgtacacacacacacgcacacacacacagtgcaatcTGCTACTACTAGGTACATTGTTATCGTCTGTGCGCTTCTCTGCTCGTAAGAAGCAGCTAGTCGATCTCAATTTTGAGCATTCATTTAAGCTCTTTCGCcgcaaaagtggtccaagggcAACATGGGAAGACAGAGCCACGATGCCACCAGCACTACGACGAGCACCGGATCATGCTCCAGCTCCGGGAACGGGCGCATGCAGCGCTCGCAGAGCCGCATGAGCCTGTCTGCCTCGTTCGAAGCACTTGCTGTCTACTTTCCTTGCATGAACTCGTTCGACGAAGAGGAAGGAGGTGAGAGAGATCTTGATTCTTGGAGTCTGTGGTCTGGGGAGATGGAGAGAACATTttcttatattaaaaaaaaattattcttagCAATGTAACGATATATATACCTCTGACGTTTATTACAGTGTCATTTCTATCAATAGCTGTTTAACAGATTTCAGAATTTCAGCCTCTCAGGCATGCCAGAAATGTTGTGACGATTCACGCATATCTTATTCTATTCCTACATAATAAatcttgcattaaaaaaaatgacgcTGTGTGTTGACCAAGCTTCAGCCAAGGTTGCTTGCACATATCCTGACCTTGACGCTTCAGTCTAGCTCTTTCGTTCTCTCAGCTTCTTGGTATTAATGAcataataaaactgtaaaatctTTGATTATGTATAATCTTGTCGAAATAGGAAGAGGTGGATGAATGCTGATCTAGAGAGATAGTCCTCCCAATCTAGTCTGTAATCTTAAGCATCCTTGATCACAAACATACCAGACGATTATCTGTGAAGCGAGCTTTCATTCAGCTCAGATTGATTTAATAATGAACGCAGGAttaatgagtgagagaattgtCTTCCTGGAGATGGCATTTGGAAATGGGTTTATTTTCTCTGAGGTAATTATGACTCTGTTAACAAGGGCATGTGCGCTTACGCTGATGATTAGCGAGgtggtctctgtgtgtgttcagagtcaTTCTGAATGTTCAGAATCAGACGTAGAGTAGGATGATGCTGAATCAGAAACGTGTATGTAATGTGCATGGGTCTGGGAGCTAAATTATTACttaaagtcttttttttgtcaatgtTTATAATGGGGATTGAACTAGATCTcaataacattttatacaagTGATTCACTGTCAAGAAAAGGGCTACTACACTATCTTTCCTCATCCCTCGAATGATTCCCTTatcttttgtacttttaatatACCTCTTTCGCTTGGAAAGTGAAATATACTATACATTGAAAGATTTAAGGTACATCATTGGACCAtaatttcctttccttttcttttaatggTACACTACATGCACACTTCTGTGTAAAAGATACATACagtactaaaggtacaaaaggtgtACATTTGAGGTACCAACCCAGCAACAATGATGGTACAGTTTAGGACAATATTTTTCCCTGAGAATATTTGGTGCAAATAAAGTCGTAATAAAAGGCACAACTGCTATCCTTGTAATCTTCCATGGAGCATTTGTAGTTAAAAATATATGTCTGTCTTCAATGACATTCAAAGAAAGTggctacaataataataaaacagatacAGTGGGTTCAATCCATTACTCTTGGTTCAGCTTGTTTCTAGAAATATCTAGCTATCTAGTTAGCATTAACAGGTATAATGTAAACATATAACATTGAAGTAAACAGCTATGCTTGTCATTCTCCATCAAAACAGTTCTCTATCTTGATCATTCATTGCTTTGTCACATTAATGAGGTTAAAATTATTAATGGTCGTTTAACGGTCCATCCATTTAGGATACATCTAATGAATCCTATGAATCCTGACTACCCTCTTAacttaataacaacaacataatgAGCTGTCGTACTTTCATTGGTGCTTGCAGTTTTGGAGGTCGGTGGTATTTTCATTTTCCTGTGTGCATAGGTTACAGATGAATGTGTATCGACAGCTATGTGTATCTTTCATGCTCAGAAACATTGATAAACATGGCCATGGATATTGGATTgtcttgttttcatttgtttatttgcataaatttgacACAGCGATTATCACTCCATCTTCAGTGATATTAGAAGAAGGTGGCTTTGCATATTGTAGGAATTATTAagcaatatattatataatataatattgccATTACAAAATGCAAGTGTACCTAGAAAGAGACTACATTAAGGCATTTTCATTACTTGTACCTTTAGGAAACAAAAGTCTAAGGTACTTTTTCTTTAAcgttaaatatatttcatactaaCTACTTTTTATAATGAACACTATTGGTATTATTGTTTTACTTGAACCATATTTACACTATCGCACCAATATTTTAAGCTATACTAACTGCGACATACAGTTCAACCAATACTTACTCTTTTGTGTGTTTAGGTTTCTGCTTTGTAAGTTTTAGCTAAGTGTCTTATTTAAAGTGCGTGATGTAGCGCACCCTTGGACTAGCTGATGACCAGCTGATGTCTGCATTAGTTATAAGCAAGGATTAGTTTGGTCATGTTGTTAAGGCAAtgctggtcacatgaccacacaGTCCCTACGGTCAGTCAGAAAGAATTCATTAAACGGTTGGAATGCTGAAAGGAAGATTTAACCTAAAACCTCATTGTGTGTAAGAGCTCAAACGACAAAACCTACGgccatgtttttatctcttcGTTGCTGTAAGTCATGGACTGGTGCCAGTTGTGGTTTGGCCCTGACCTGTTGGTTTGTTGGTTGGGTGGTTATCGGGGGCTGGAGTTTTGCGACACCTAACAAGTGCAGGGCTATGCGTGAGTGTTCAGTGCTTGTCACATCCAGAGAGAGCAGTATGTCTGATCGAACAAGTCAGCTGTCACCTCGGATCAGCTGAGGAGAACCACAGtagtgtggttgtgtgtgtgtgtgtgtgtgtgtgtgtgtgtgtgtgtgtgtgtgtgtgtgtgtgtccatgtaaTGTGGGGAGAAATGACTTGAAACAAAGACCCATGAAATTGCAATAAACTACATCGCAGTTTCACCTCAGTTATAAGATCATATTGTTTGTACTGCATTACACTGGATATCTGTAGTAGGCAGTGACACTTTATCATTTGtctgtttgtattttgtattttgtgtgcTTAAATAAATTACCCCCAGTGGATGCCAAATCTAGCGGTGTGAagctacagtctgggctagaaagaagtCAGCCCAGCCCcacttcataccattctgtgctttaaatttaaatttgtctttttttgcttATGAGCAATGTTGCTGATGTTCTTGatttcagaaaagtaaaaacaaatgcagattTAACCATTTCTAAAAAGCAAATAAGACTATttgtttcactgtagttaccaTTACCACTATTGATATGCTTTAAGGTGAAAAAGTGAGTAATATGCTGGGGggaggtatttaaaaaaaaaaaaaaaaaaaagtatttctacATTGTTTTGATAAAGTACAtaagctgttttatttttttcaacataAACCTATAATATAGTTCttgcatttctgcagcactgttTTGGTTATTAGATTGTAGATATACAGAAACCCTTGATATtttgtcctgaagtgtttaaaCTGTGAACGTTTCCCTCTGTTCTCGTCTTAATGTGTAggtattttatatttctgtgtgATTGTAAGAGAAAACTCAGGAAATTGCTGAGTTGCAACTATTTCTGGATTTCCTTCTGCAGAACGTCTGCTCTGAATTCATGACTAACGACcaccatttttttctgttctttgtgCCTCCGTGTAGAAGCAGGAGGAAAGAAACTGCGCAGCACCGTCCAGAGGAGCACTGAGACAGGCCTGGCTGTGGAGATGAGGAGCAGAATGACACGGCAGGCCAGCCGCGAGTCCACCGACGGCAGCatgaacagcttcagctctgaggGGAAGtgagtaacacaaacacacacacttatgtcAGGCAACTTTTTATGTTCTTGTTCTCGGTGTCAGAGTCTTAACAGTTAGCATTGTTTCTCTTGTAGCCTGATCTTTCCTGGAGTGCGACTCTCCTCAGACAGCCAGTTCAGTGACTTCCTGGATGGACTAGGCCCCGCCCAGTTAGTAGGCCGACAGACTTTGGCTACACCTTCCATGGGTGAGTGCTAAAAATAAACCAGGCTGTTTGACTAAGCTGGCTCCTTTGCTTCAATTTGTATACAAATGCTTAGCATTCTAAGAGGTATGATAATGGAATGCAGCGTACGCCGGTTATTTATCCTGGATTTCTTCTTTATGTGCCCAGGCGATATTCAGATCGGAATGGTGGAGAAGAAAGGAGCTCTGGAGGTGGAGATCATTCGAGCCCGAGGCCTTGTGGGTAAACCAGGATCTAAGGCACTGCCAGGTAAGATTGGAATATAAATCTGTAACATAATGCCATGATGTCCAAACAAGCCATTTATCTAACCTGAATGCAATCCGTCTGTGTGTGTCCAGCCCCTTACGTGAAGGTGTACCTGCTGGAGAACGGAGCATGCATagccaaaaagaaaacaaaagtagCACGCAAAACCT containing:
- the rims2a gene encoding regulating synaptic membrane exocytosis protein 4 isoform X14, translated to MGRQSHDATSTTTSTGSCSSSGNGRMQRSQSRMSLSASFEALAVYFPCMNSFDEEEGEAGGKKLRSTVQRSTETGLAVEMRSRMTRQASRESTDGSMNSFSSEGNLIFPGVRLSSDSQFSDFLDGLGPAQLVGRQTLATPSMGDIQIGMVEKKGALEVEIIRARGLVGKPGSKALPAPYVKVYLLENGACIAKKKTKVARKTLDPLYQQQLSFEESPGGKVLQVIVWGDYGRMDHKSFMGAVQILLDELDLSNMVIGWFKLFPPSSLVDPTLAPLTRRASQTSLDSSSARFSRS